Below is a window of Photobacterium atrarenae DNA.
AAGCTCCCGCGCCAAAGCGGTCGCATCAAATCCCGGGGGGAAACGGCCGCGAAAAACGCCCTCCGGATCAATGATGGAAAATTTGATGGAATGCGCAACGCTGTAATCTTCATCATCCGGCGAGACTTCAAATCGGATGCCAAGGCTGTCGGCAAATGCTGTTATCTGCGCTTCACTGCCCGTGACGCCGAGAATGGACGGCTCAAAGTAGCGCACATACTGGCTGAGGTCATTCACTGAATCCCGGCTGGGATCAACCGAGACAAACACAAAGGCAATGTCCGTGTTGGTCGGCGTGTCAGCCAGGTTGGCGACGAGTTGGGCCAACTGCGCCAGACTGGTCGGGCAGATATCAGGGCAGTGTAGAAAGCCAAACAAGACAATGGTCCAACGCCCGGTGAGGGATTGTCGGGTAAACGTACCCGCCTCAGACTCCAGGTTAAAGTTCGCCACCGGGCGAGGATTGTCGAGCCATTCGATCGTTTGTTGCTTGCTGGGTTCGGGCGGCACCACAGACACGGCGATATTCAAGGTGAGCCCCATGGCCATGCCCAGGCAGAGCAGCAAGGCTGTGAGCATGGATTTACGCATGGGCTTGTCCTTTATTGCAGGTATAAACCAGCCAGATTCCCAACAGTGCCGGTAAGGTCACGCCGCCAAAGTCAATCACCAGGAACTCAGGCCCGCAGATCCCCACCCACACTTCCCAGAAGTGGAATATCGCGTGGCTGGCCAACCAGGCCGTTGGCATGACCCACAGGACCCGACGATGTTGGGTGTACATTGCTCCCCAAATGAAAGCCACCCCGATCAGCATGTAAATCATCCCGATATCGCGCAGAAAATGCTGGTTGAACGGCCCTCGATCCGGCACCCCCGGCACCAGCCAGTACCAGGTTTCGGGGTCGATCATCATAAAGACGCCATTTCCCAGCGCTGCCAACCCAAGTAGTAATGCGATGCCGATGTTGAGTTGGCTAACCATGCTCAGCCTCCCGGTCTGGCGCCGCATCCCGGTTCGGCGCGAATGCCGATTCGCTGACCAGAATGCGACTGCAGGCTTTCCCATATCCCAGGGTGTATTTCAGGGCCGGATAAACCCGATAGGCGCTGATGGCAAAACCAAGTGTGATCAGTCCCTGATTGCCCCATAAATCGCGTACTTTTTCCCGCAAGTCATCTGCCTCGGGATTGTGAGCCAACACCAGCTCAGTAAACTGCACCACCAAGGCGATCTCTTTTGGCAGCTTGTCCAAGTCTTGATCAATAATCGCCTGCACGATGTCGGGGCTGACTTTGGCTTCCAATGCCATATCAACGACAAGCTGGGTGCATGGCCCGCAATCTTCCGAAAGAATGGCGCGGATTCTGGCGGCATACAGCGGCCCCGCGGGGACATTCCCTGAATGGGATGCCATAGTCTGAAATCCCATAAACTTCAGAAACGCGCCCAGATTGGTTGCCAGGATATCCTGCTGATACCGGACGTCGTAGTCGTACCGGTTCTTGAGGGCCAGCAGCATTTTGTTGAATGTATATCGAATCATATTGGGTTCCTTATTGATATTGAGAAGTCATTTCTTCTGTTCCCGTTTTTTCCTGCGCCAGTACCGGCTTGAGCACCAGGAAACAGCTCGACAGGAATGTCAGGGCGCAGGCGTAGAGCATCACGGTGAAGTTCCCGTGATCCAGCAAGCTGGACGCGAGCAGTGGCCCGGATGCCAGACCGACCGAAGACACAACGGCGGCGATGGTTGAAAGTCGCCCGCTACGGTCCATTTCAGCCGTGACGGCTAACAAATAGGATTGAACCGCGGGCCAGGAGAAGAACAGCAAGGCCATCGCGGTCACGTACAGCAGTGGCGTCAGTGGTGACATGCTGAGTAATAGCGCTGAGATAACCGACAACACCACACCGGCAATCACCCAATACAGACGGCCGAAACGCTTGCCGCCGATGACCGGCAACATCGCGCCCAGCAACCCCAATAATCCGGTTGCAGCGATAGACAGACTGACATGGTCGGCATCAATGTCGGCTCCTAGGCCAATGAGTCCGACATACGCCCAAACCGCACTGGCGGCAATCTGATAGACGGTAATGGCCAGCATCAACAGCAGCGAGTTGCTGCACCATTCGGGCAACGGCATCGACGATTCGGCGGACTTGTTGTCCCGGGGAAGAGACGGCAGAAATGGCATCATGGCCAAGCTGAGCGCGACAAAGCCAGCCATGACTCCAAAGACCGCATAGGCGTTCAGCAGCGCCTCGAGCGACGGCAGTCCGTAAATCACTAAAGATCCGATACTGAACTGGATCAAGAGCAGGGTGCCAAAGGCGCGATCCGGGTTGTTCAACCGGGCCAGTACGGAAAAGCCGATCCCGACACAGAGCCCGCCAAACGTTCCGGCCAGAAACCGCCAGCCAAGCATCACACCATAGTGATCCACCCACAGGGTGCTGATATCAATCACCGCCAGCAGAGCCAGAAACAGATACATGGCTGGCTGCCAGTGGATCCGGCGCACCAGGAAAATGGCGATCGTACTGCCCAGCAGTCCGCCATAGCCATTGAGTGCGACGACCTGCCCGGCCTGGGCATCACTGAAGCCCAGGCCGCCCGCGAGTGCATTGACGACACTGGGTAAATAATTGATATAGGAAAGCCCGGCCATCGCAATGAAGGCCAGGAAAAAATAGGCCAGGGGATGATTGGTGGGTATTTTTCTTACACTCATGAATTTCAACATAATGCTTGATTCCATCACACTGTTTGTCGTTGATGGTTGCAGTGTATGCATCTGAATATGCGGGAAAAATAGGCCGGATTCCCAAAGAGTCGTGAATTCTTTTCACGAATTTTCTTGTTATAGTCAGTCAATAGATAAACGAATGGATGAACGGATTCGGGATAGCACATGGATAAATTCAGATCTTTGGAAATCTTTTTAGCCACATGTGATGGCGGGAGTTTCGCGGCGGCGGCAAGAATGTGTAACACGGATCCGTCGACGGTCAGCAAGGCCATTGGTCGGCTGGAAGCGCAGCTCGGATTGACGCTGTTTCAACGATCCACCCGACAGCTGCGCATTACCCCGGCGGGGCAACGCTATGCCGATACCGTGCGGAAGATGATTCAGGACCTGACGAGTTGCGAAGAAGAGCTGAAGCATTCGAATGATACGCCCAGCGGGACGTTGCGGATTAATTCCGCCGTTTGCTACGGTCACCTTTATCTACGTCCGCTGTTGCAGGCATTTAGCCAGCAATACCCGGCCATTCAGCTGGAACTTGAGATCAATGACTTACACGTCGATATTATCGAGAGCAATATTGATGTCGCGCTGCGGACGGGCTACGTGAAAGACAGTCGTCTGGTGGCAAGGCGTCTTAGCCCGATGGACTTTCTTGTTTGCGCGTCGCCGCAATATCTGGATGCGCACGGCACACCGCGTTGCGCCGATGATTTTCAACAGCACCACTGGATTGGTTTTCGGATCAAAGAGACTCAGCAGCTCCAGCCGATCTTTTTGCCGGATGAACACGGGGAATACCAGCCTTATGAGCTGGAACGCACGCACATCACCGATGACGGTGAATCGATGGCGTATCTCTGTATGGATGGGCTGGGGTTTGCCCAACTGCCACATTTTCTGGCCAAACAGGGTCTGGAGAGCGGCAGCTTGGTTTCTTTGTACCCATATTTCAGGCCGCCGCAACCCGATAATGGTGTATTTGCTATTTATCCCAAGCGGGAATATTTACCGGCTAAGGTCAGGGTATTTATTGACTTCATGACCACGGCGTTAGAAACCATGGGAGAAAGTACCCATCACACCTGGGCAGAAACTTGGCCGCCGGTGATGCTTCCCGGAGAAAACTCATGTGATTAACGGCGAGTGTGGCGACCACGGGATGAGCGCTCTTTGTGCGCAGACGCCGCTTTGGCTTGTGATTTCAAAATAGAATCCACCGTCAGTGCCATGGGCTCTTTTGGTTTGAGGCCGTGTGGGAAGGTACGCGCACGTGGCGGCAATTCAAACTCTTCGCTGGATGCACGCGGCATCCGCTTAAACCGGTAAAGGTAAAAGTTCTCCAGTTTCTCTCTTGCCCACTCGGTTTTCTTTAAATATTTGACACTGCTGGCAATGGACGGATTGGTATGAAAGCAGTTAAACCGCATGGCGGTATCCAGAATTTCCCAGCCGTAAAAATCGACCAGCTCCTGCAGCAATGTTTCTAACTTCAGACCGTGCAGGGGGTTATTTTGCTGTAACTCAATTCTTTGTTCTTCCGTCATCATCATACGTTTCTCAGTCTCTCATTCGCCGACGCTGGTTGGTGGGGTGGTTTTCGCACGAGTTTTCAATGGCGCGCCGCGCTGGCACAGATGATTGAACCGTGACATGAAAATTGGAGGCCGGGACTATAGCAGAAATTGCCTCTCTTCCCTATGATTATCGTTCTGTATATCGAGGATAAGGATTGGTGATAAAGATCAGATTATCTATGAGCCGAGACAAAGTGATCGGTAAGCGTTCAATCCCTTTTCTCATCATCGCGATCTGTGTCGCATTGACCTTTGTGCCGGTGTTCTATCCAATCGAGGTTGACCAGCGCGGGCTGGAATTGCCCCCGTGCGCGGATGAACCTGTGGTTATCACCCCGATCCATTTTTTCGTGTCGGAAGGTGTGCTCAAAGATCAGACCATGGATGAAGTGCAATTCCGGCTTCACGACGCCATTCAGACAAGTAACGAAATCCTGACAAACTCCTGTGTGCCGATGCGACGTAAACTCGGGGAAATTCAGGTCGTCGATTTTACCCAAGAGGTGATGTGGATGATTGAGCATGTTTATCAGGGACTGGCTCGTCAGGTTGGGAAGCCCGCTCTGGAACGGCTTCATGCTCAGCCCAACCATTTTTATGGCGTGATGCTGGGCAAAAGCGACCGCTATTTTGATGACTTCTCCGGCGAAGCGGCGGTCGAGCTGAACGATCGCATGTTTGTGATTGCCCATGATGCCGATGATGACACGGTCGAACATGAACTGGGCCACTTGGCCTGGGCGCAGCATCAGGAACTGATCTGGTTCTCATATTTGTCGCTCCGGTTGAATCGAACGACCTCCGAAGCCAATCAAAACAAGTTGAAGCCCTACGCTCGCGGTTATAGCTGTTCAGGTGAAGGGACGGTAATGAGTTATCACGACCTGAGGTTGCCGATTTACTCAAGCCCGGACATTGATTATCGGGGGAATGTTTGTGGGGATGCAAACAAGGCGGATAATGCCCGCATCATGCGGGATTATGCTCAGGCCTTGAGACAACAGATACTCGCCGGCCAGGACGTGCAAGTGAACAAGTGATGTCCGCAGCTTCCTTGAAGACGGCGAAAGGCGTCAATCTGTCGGTAGAATAACCAGTCATTCACATCTTCTTACAGATTTGATGCAAATCAAACTCTTGCCAGTTATCATTTTGTTAATAAGAAAGTGTGCGCAACTCGGAATCATAACTTGCATTTTTAATGTATGTTAGTGGCGTTTCGTTGAGCGCAACTGAGCGTTGTTCATTCATTTTCACAACCGGATAGACCCCATGATCAAAAAAATGACGTTGCTGACCTTACTCCTGGGCGGGCTGCTGAACACATCGCTGGCGCATGCCTTTGAGGATGCATACGGCGAAGCGTTGTCCTGGCAGGGAAAATGGAAGGTGGTGAACTATTGGGCGGAATGGTGTGGACCATGCCGTCGGGAGATCCCGGCGTTTAATCAGTTATCGACGGAATTTGACGGGCAAGTCATGATGATCGGCGTGAACTTCGACAGCCTTGCCGGGCAGGATTTGATTCAAACGTTGGAACGGTTGGACATCCGGTTTCCGGTGCTGAGCGAGCCGTCGAAAATCAAGGCCAATTTGCCACAACCGGTTGTGTTGCCGACCACCTATATTGTCAATCCTCAAGGTGAGCCTGTGAAGATGCTGGTGGGCGAGCAATCCCGGCAGGACATCCAACAGGCGCTCGCGGCGGTACAGAACGCCACATAACGAACGACCCCCGCAGCGCCTGCTGCACCCCAACCCGTATTCAATTACTTTATTCATGATGATTAAGGACTTCCGATGAAGCGAATGATCTGCGCTTTGAGCTTGCCGTTACTGCTTGTTACGGCTTGTACTTCCCAATCCCAACAGGCTCAATTTCAACAAGAGCAGCCCCAGCAACCCAGCGTCAACCAGCTGGTCAGCCCGGCCGGGGATCACAGCAGCTTGTCGCGCCTGTTTACCAACAGTGACGGCCAGGTGTACCTGTCCTGGGTGGAAGAGAATGCGGAGACTCAAGTCAGCCGCTTGCGCTACGCCACGCTTGAGGATGGTCATTGGCATGAGCCGGCCACCATCGCGTCCGGGGATAACTGGTTTGTGAACTGGGCGGACTTCCCCTCCATGATTGCTGACGGTGATCGCCTTGCCGCGCACTGGCTGCAAAAGCGGGCCGATGGCAAATATGACTACGATGTCAAAGTGGCTTTTTCCGGCGATCACGGTCGTCAGTGGGGAGAGGCGATGACGCCGCACAAAGACGGTGTCAGTGCTGAACATGGTTTTGTCAGTATGCTGCCGCTGTCCGGCCAGCAAACCTTTGTCACCTGGCTTGACGGCCGTTATACCAAAAGCGGGCACGGCGAAGGCAGTCACGCTCACGGCCATGGTGGCGGTGCAATGACCCTTCGCGCCGGGATCTTTGACAGCAAAAGCAACACCGTCGATGAATGGGAGCTGGATCATCGGGTGTGCGATTGCTGCCAGACCAGTGCTGCGATGACCAGCGAAGGGCCGATTGTGGCCTACCGGGATCGCTCCGAATCCGAGATCCGCGATATTTCCGTCGTCCGCTATGTCGATCAGCAATGGACACAGCCAACTGCGGTGTACGCAGATTACTGGCAAATCGAAGGCTGTCCGGTCAACGGCCCGGCGATCACCGCAGCAGACGAGCAGGTCGCTGTGGCCTGGTTTACCATGAGTGGCGATGTGGCGCAGGTGAAATTGGCGGTTTCAAACGATGCGGGAGCGACTTTTGCTGCGCCGGTGATGATCAGCAAAGGAAATACCATGGGACGGATTGCGATCACCACGCTGGATTCCGGTGATATTGCAGTGGCCTGGATGGATCAGCAAGGCGAAAAAGCGCTAATTAACGTCGCGAAGTACAGTCAGCAAGGTGTGCTGCTGAATAAGGTGGTCGCTGCAGAGACCCCTGCGGCCCGCTCGACCGGCTTTCCTTCACTGACGGCCGCGGGTGAGAACCTGTATCTGTCGTGGACCCAGGTGGGGGAAAGCAAACAGGTGAAGACGGCTCAGATAGCGCTGTAAACCGTATCCTGAGTGAAGTACACACATGATGGCGATTCAAAGGGCATGGGGCAATCCTATGCCCTTTTTGTTGGAGGATCAGCCTATACGGCGCATGCCCTGTGATTAATGCGTACTGCTAATGCGAATTATTTTCACTTGCAATTGATTATGCGCGATCGTAATATCTGCGCCCACTCATAATCACATGCAATATAATAATGAAATACAATCAGTTATCAGTATTTTTCACTGTCGCTTTTTTGGGTGGCTGCAATAGCCACGCCACCAGTGAAGACACCGGGACGCAGACCTCCAAGCCAACCCAGACGCAAGGTGAATCGTCTGCCCAGACGGCACAAACGTTGGAGCTGACCAGCGAGCATATCCAACAACTCGATGTATCGACCCTGACATTTGAAGCGCCGGGTGTTTCCGTTCAAACCGCGGGTCAAGTCAGCCAGATCCAGACCAACTTTGGCCGGGCCTCGGTCGATCCGGGTACGGGCCTGTTTGTGTTTCAGCCCTACACAGCACAGGTCGCGCTCAAGCAAGCGGATACCCATCCGGTTTCCCTTCAGGCTTCCGCCCTGCACTATCATTTTGAAATCCGTTATCAAGTTGATGGCGTGGCGTACCAGGTGTCCGGATACGCGTTGCCTCAGCATCAGCAAGCCGATCAGACGTTCGTGCCGCGTTATCTGAAGGTCGATACCGAAGGACAGGTGCTGAGCCCGGACGAGCAGGTGATGACCCTGGCCAAAACAGATTGGTCCTGTGTGCAGGACGCGCAAACCGGCCTGACCTGGCAAACATTGCAGGCTAGTGGCGAGTTTGCGTTTGATTCCAGCTATTACTGGGGCGATCGCAGCCAGCACCATCGGGATTTTGCCCAAGCGTCGTGTGGCCTGACCGGCACCTGTAATACCGACACTCTGGTCGCTGCGGCAAATCAGCAGCAGCTGTGCGGTCAATCTGACTGGCGGCTGCCGACCCGGAATGAGTGGAAAACGATTCTGTCCCAGCAGTTAACTGATGAAGCCCAGCGACTGTCGCCGATCGACAGCTTCTATTTTCCTTTTGTGGATGCCAATTATGATGAAGCGTATTGGACCGGCACCTTCACCCAGTATGCGAACGGCCATGACGCCGATGCGACACCGGGCGATTGGCAGGGCTCGAATTCGACGGTGGGCGATGCCCATGTGATGTGGATGGGCAGCGATTTTGCGGATGACCGGATGCCGCCGCGCTCAACCAATGAGCCGCGCCTGACCATGCTGGTCAGCGGCGCGGTGATTGCCGATGAAGCCAAAGATAGCATTGATGAAGTCACGGCGACCCTCAAGCCGGAGATCAACGCCGATGGCGATGAAGATGCCAACTGGCAGAACCGTTTCGTCAAAAACGGCGTATCCGGTCAGCCGCTGGTGGACCAGTCGGCTCAAGTGTGGGCGTGTACCACAGATACCTACTTTGCATCGGAAGTCCCAAATACTCAGATCCTCTGGCAGCGGGTGGACAAAGACCTGCCGGGGATGACGTTTGAGCAGGCCCGCAGCTATGTTGACACCATCAATGCCGCGACTCTGTGTGGCCGTAATGACTGGCGTCTGCCGACGGAAACCGAACTTAAATCGATTCTGGTAGATAGTTTTGTATTCGACATGGAAGGGATGTCTTACCGGGCGGGCTACGTGAACTCTATTTTTAACGACACCGTGGTCGAAGAGAACAGTTATTACTGGACGCAAACTGCTGGTGAATATTTTCCGGAAACTCAGCATATGGCCGTGGCATTCCAGTCGGAATGGGCAGAAAGCAGCGGTGAAACGAACAGCTCGTTGTATCGGGTACGCTTGATCTCAACCTCGGTGAAGCAGCAATGAGCGGCTCGAATCTGAAATTCAGTGCGGTCGCGCTGGGTGTATCCCTGATGCTCAGTGCCTGTAACGGCTCCGAGGGCCAGCCGTCGTCAGCGGTTGGTCGTGAAACGAGTGGGACGCCGACGACAACGGAAGGCACCCAAACGGTCGCCTTAACGCCGAAAGCACAGGTGACGCAAGGGGCGCAGTTTTCTTATCAATATGCGCTGAAGCCGGGTCAATCCCTGCGGTTGATCGAGCCGCCGAAGCTGGGCGAGGTGATCCTTGCAGGCGATACGCTCACCTATCAGGCGCCTATAACTGCCACCGGGGCGGATGCGTTCCGGCTTGAATTAGTGGATGCCGATCGGGTCACGGAAATCCGTTGGTTGCTGCGGGTGGATCAGAACCCGCAGCGCTTTAGCCAAATCGATCTGCAGGACCCGGCAGCCGCGCCGCACTGGCAGTGTGTCTCGGACGCGGAGACGCATCAGGGGATCACCTGGGCAGTGCCGACAGCGCCATCGCAGGAAACCTATGCCTGGCAGGATTGGGTGGCGACGTTGCCGAATTTAGCCGCGCAGTGCTTTTTGGAGGACAGCGCGTGTAATACCGCGGCGTTGATCGACTATGCCAACGCGCAGCAGTGGTGCGGCAAGGACGACTGGCGATTGCCGTTCGGTTATGAAATGAAAAATTTGGTGAGCGAGCAGGACTATGCGCTGGATCGCAACCAGGCCGCGATTGATCCGTATTTCTTCCCGCAGGTTGGGTTTGAATCGTACTGGCTGGCAGAAGATGCCAGTGAGCTGCAAGTCGATAACCTGGCGTATCGCCAAAGTTTCGGGGCGAACCGACACACGGTGGCGACCCAGAATAAGCGCAAACCGGCCTCGGTAATGCTGGTCAGCGGCGAGTACCGCGATCCGACACTGCCGAGTCAGCAAGTTGAGCCACAGCCGGAAGCGGAGAGCTTTATCCGCCTCAATGCACACGGGCAGCCGCTGGCACGGGAGGCGCAGCAGGACAGCTACGCGCAGACGCCGTGGCGTTGTCTGGACGATATGCGCGGACTGGTGCGGGATAACCTGTTCCTGCGCGACGGCCGTTTCTCTTATGTGTACTGGCTGACGCCGAGCCCTGACGATGTG
It encodes the following:
- a CDS encoding DUF1566 domain-containing protein; translated protein: MKYNQLSVFFTVAFLGGCNSHATSEDTGTQTSKPTQTQGESSAQTAQTLELTSEHIQQLDVSTLTFEAPGVSVQTAGQVSQIQTNFGRASVDPGTGLFVFQPYTAQVALKQADTHPVSLQASALHYHFEIRYQVDGVAYQVSGYALPQHQQADQTFVPRYLKVDTEGQVLSPDEQVMTLAKTDWSCVQDAQTGLTWQTLQASGEFAFDSSYYWGDRSQHHRDFAQASCGLTGTCNTDTLVAAANQQQLCGQSDWRLPTRNEWKTILSQQLTDEAQRLSPIDSFYFPFVDANYDEAYWTGTFTQYANGHDADATPGDWQGSNSTVGDAHVMWMGSDFADDRMPPRSTNEPRLTMLVSGAVIADEAKDSIDEVTATLKPEINADGDEDANWQNRFVKNGVSGQPLVDQSAQVWACTTDTYFASEVPNTQILWQRVDKDLPGMTFEQARSYVDTINAATLCGRNDWRLPTETELKSILVDSFVFDMEGMSYRAGYVNSIFNDTVVEENSYYWTQTAGEYFPETQHMAVAFQSEWAESSGETNSSLYRVRLISTSVKQQ
- a CDS encoding SCO family protein gives rise to the protein MRKSMLTALLLCLGMAMGLTLNIAVSVVPPEPSKQQTIEWLDNPRPVANFNLESEAGTFTRQSLTGRWTIVLFGFLHCPDICPTSLAQLAQLVANLADTPTNTDIAFVFVSVDPSRDSVNDLSQYVRYFEPSILGVTGSEAQITAFADSLGIRFEVSPDDEDYSVAHSIKFSIIDPEGVFRGRFPPGFDATALARELAFRVEADR
- a CDS encoding TlpA family protein disulfide reductase, whose product is MIKKMTLLTLLLGGLLNTSLAHAFEDAYGEALSWQGKWKVVNYWAEWCGPCRREIPAFNQLSTEFDGQVMMIGVNFDSLAGQDLIQTLERLDIRFPVLSEPSKIKANLPQPVVLPTTYIVNPQGEPVKMLVGEQSRQDIQQALAAVQNAT
- a CDS encoding LysR family transcriptional regulator, producing the protein MDKFRSLEIFLATCDGGSFAAAARMCNTDPSTVSKAIGRLEAQLGLTLFQRSTRQLRITPAGQRYADTVRKMIQDLTSCEEELKHSNDTPSGTLRINSAVCYGHLYLRPLLQAFSQQYPAIQLELEINDLHVDIIESNIDVALRTGYVKDSRLVARRLSPMDFLVCASPQYLDAHGTPRCADDFQQHHWIGFRIKETQQLQPIFLPDEHGEYQPYELERTHITDDGESMAYLCMDGLGFAQLPHFLAKQGLESGSLVSLYPYFRPPQPDNGVFAIYPKREYLPAKVRVFIDFMTTALETMGESTHHTWAETWPPVMLPGENSCD
- a CDS encoding MFS transporter codes for the protein MSVRKIPTNHPLAYFFLAFIAMAGLSYINYLPSVVNALAGGLGFSDAQAGQVVALNGYGGLLGSTIAIFLVRRIHWQPAMYLFLALLAVIDISTLWVDHYGVMLGWRFLAGTFGGLCVGIGFSVLARLNNPDRAFGTLLLIQFSIGSLVIYGLPSLEALLNAYAVFGVMAGFVALSLAMMPFLPSLPRDNKSAESSMPLPEWCSNSLLLMLAITVYQIAASAVWAYVGLIGLGADIDADHVSLSIAATGLLGLLGAMLPVIGGKRFGRLYWVIAGVVLSVISALLLSMSPLTPLLYVTAMALLFFSWPAVQSYLLAVTAEMDRSGRLSTIAAVVSSVGLASGPLLASSLLDHGNFTVMLYACALTFLSSCFLVLKPVLAQEKTGTEEMTSQYQ
- a CDS encoding VF530 family DNA-binding protein; this translates as MTEEQRIELQQNNPLHGLKLETLLQELVDFYGWEILDTAMRFNCFHTNPSIASSVKYLKKTEWAREKLENFYLYRFKRMPRASSEEFELPPRARTFPHGLKPKEPMALTVDSILKSQAKAASAHKERSSRGRHTRR